From Sphingobium sp. RAC03, a single genomic window includes:
- the bcp gene encoding thioredoxin-dependent thiol peroxidase — MLQQGDAIPTGTIKDADGVEFTLDRYAGKPLVVYFYPKADTPGCTNEAKDFAALADEFAAAGVPVVGVSKDKPAKLRKFADKYGLSVILASDEEGTLCEAFGTWVEKSMYGRSYMGIERDTFLFDADGRLQRVWLKVKVKGHAQEVLEAAQAL, encoded by the coding sequence ATGCTGCAACAGGGCGACGCCATCCCCACGGGGACGATCAAGGATGCCGATGGCGTGGAGTTCACGCTGGACCGCTATGCAGGCAAGCCGCTCGTCGTCTATTTCTATCCCAAGGCGGACACGCCGGGCTGCACCAATGAAGCGAAGGATTTCGCCGCGCTGGCCGACGAATTTGCGGCGGCGGGCGTCCCGGTCGTCGGCGTGTCGAAGGACAAGCCCGCCAAGCTGCGCAAATTCGCCGACAAATATGGCCTGTCGGTGATCCTGGCCTCCGACGAGGAAGGTACGCTGTGCGAAGCCTTCGGCACCTGGGTCGAAAAATCCATGTATGGCCGCTCTTATATGGGCATCGAGCGCGACACCTTCCTGTTCGACGCCGATGGCCGCCTGCAGCGTGTCTGGCTCAAGGTGAAGGTCAAGGGCCACGCGCAGGAGGTGCTTGAGGCGGCGCAGGCACTTTGA